In the Flavobacterium sp. J372 genome, one interval contains:
- a CDS encoding serine hydrolase, which produces MKIIRKILVWLVIVIAGIVILLYLFDVDYLLKAVRVVYLHGKTTAYLDDYTHFDNRTVKAGTAQPWANHAEYNKVKATERLEQTHKELGTVAYLIIKNDSIWHESYYDGYGSDSHSNSFSMAKSIVSAALFKAIEEGSIKSLDQKVGDFFPEFSKGMASKLTVGDLSSMATGLDWGEQYSSAFSITTRAYFGDHLEETMLNVPVVYEPGTRFEYVSGATQLLAMVITKATGMKLSDYVSEKFWKPMGAEHDALWQLDHEGGIEKAYCCFASNARDFARFGKLFLHNGEWNGKRLLDSAAVRRMITPRFPDAPQYGYGWWLNDYLGKKIYYMRGHLGQFTIVIPEDKIIIVRLGHTKGLQTTTDPHSNDFYVYVDEAYKMMGMMKPGEGKGDKLPLTKEEAKVNEMAKK; this is translated from the coding sequence ATGAAAATCATCCGCAAAATACTGGTGTGGCTTGTAATTGTCATTGCAGGCATTGTCATCCTCCTTTACCTTTTTGATGTTGATTACCTGCTGAAGGCAGTACGTGTGGTGTACCTACACGGCAAAACTACAGCTTACCTTGACGATTATACGCATTTTGACAATCGTACTGTAAAGGCAGGTACGGCGCAACCGTGGGCCAACCATGCAGAATACAACAAAGTAAAAGCAACCGAAAGACTTGAGCAAACCCATAAAGAACTGGGTACCGTGGCTTACCTCATCATAAAGAATGACAGCATATGGCATGAAAGCTATTATGACGGTTATGGTTCTGACTCGCATTCCAACTCGTTCTCAATGGCCAAGAGTATTGTATCAGCAGCACTATTTAAAGCAATTGAGGAGGGAAGTATAAAGAGCCTCGACCAGAAAGTGGGAGACTTTTTCCCGGAATTCAGCAAAGGGATGGCTTCAAAACTCACCGTGGGTGACTTATCATCAATGGCAACAGGACTGGATTGGGGCGAGCAATACAGCAGTGCTTTCTCGATCACTACACGCGCTTATTTTGGAGACCACCTGGAAGAAACGATGCTAAACGTTCCTGTGGTTTATGAGCCGGGAACCAGATTTGAATACGTAAGCGGTGCTACGCAATTGCTGGCGATGGTAATAACTAAAGCAACCGGCATGAAATTGTCGGATTATGTGTCAGAGAAATTCTGGAAACCGATGGGAGCAGAACATGATGCGCTGTGGCAGCTTGACCATGAAGGCGGTATTGAAAAAGCGTATTGCTGTTTTGCAAGCAATGCGCGTGATTTTGCACGTTTCGGGAAACTCTTTCTGCACAATGGTGAGTGGAACGGCAAGCGCCTGCTTGATAGTGCGGCTGTTCGACGAATGATAACGCCACGTTTCCCTGATGCTCCGCAATATGGTTATGGCTGGTGGCTTAATGACTATTTGGGTAAAAAGATATACTACATGCGTGGGCATCTAGGGCAGTTCACAATAGTTATCCCTGAAGATAAGATTATAATTGTGAGGCTGGGACATACTAAAGGGTTACAAACGACAACCGACCCCCACAGTAACGACTTTTATGTATATGTTGATGAAGCCTATAAGATGATGGGGATGATGAAACCGGGTGAAGGTAAGGGTGATAAGCTGCCTTTGACAAAAGAGGAAGCTAAAGTAAATGAGATGGCAAAGAAATGA
- a CDS encoding methylated-DNA--[protein]-cysteine S-methyltransferase produces the protein MEKAYIKTPVGTCLIEGDEHGVTKIWVLDDEVQQSETIPHELSQAVAELEEYFSGKRTEFTFKMNPSGTDFQKKVWNALLEIPFGKTMSYNQLAIKLGDINAIRAVASANGKNPLWVAVPCHRVIGSDGSLTGYAGGLWRKKWLLEHETPPIQQSLF, from the coding sequence ATGGAAAAGGCTTACATCAAAACCCCTGTCGGCACCTGCCTTATTGAAGGCGATGAACACGGCGTAACCAAAATATGGGTGCTTGATGATGAGGTGCAGCAATCGGAAACCATTCCTCACGAACTTTCACAAGCAGTAGCAGAGCTTGAGGAATACTTTTCAGGAAAGAGGACAGAATTCACGTTCAAAATGAATCCTTCAGGAACAGATTTTCAAAAGAAGGTTTGGAATGCACTTTTGGAAATCCCATTTGGCAAAACCATGTCCTACAACCAGCTTGCCATAAAGCTGGGCGATATTAACGCCATACGTGCCGTGGCATCGGCCAATGGCAAAAACCCGCTTTGGGTAGCCGTACCATGCCACAGGGTAATAGGCAGTGACGGGTCTCTTACAGGCTATGCGGGCGGATTGTGGCGCAAAAAATGGCTGCTGGAGCACGAGACACCGCCTATTCAGCAAAGCCTTTTCTGA